The sequence below is a genomic window from Nostoc flagelliforme CCNUN1.
CTACGGGTTTAGCGGAAATTGTTATGCCTAGTTCGTAAGATTTGCCAGTGAAGGCGGCAAAGCGTTTAACAGCTTCCTCATAAAAACGACTATTGCGGTATTTTCTATTTGTTAAATCAATGGCAAACAAACCATAAAAATAGCGGGGGATGCTTTGAATTGTCTCGACAATTTGACCGAGATTTCTAGCTAAAATTGCATTGCGGGGAACTTCTGTTTCCCAAGCTGTATCTAATGCCCAAGATGCACAAGTCAGGTGAGAACCGCCGCAAATTCCGCAAATGCGAGGTGTGACTATTAATCCGGCTTGCGGATCTTTACCGCGTAGGATAACTTCAAATCCGCGAAATAGTTCCGCGTGTGTCCAAGCATTGACTACTCTTCCGTGTTCAATATCGACTCGAACATCTAAATCGCCTTCAACTCTACCAACGGGCGAAATGTCTAATGATTGAATTGTCATTTGTCATTTGTCCTTTGTCATTTGTTACTTGTACTGAGCGAAGCCGAAGTATTTGTCATTTGTCCTTTGCCATTGGTAATTATTCACTCGCCCCTCTGCAAAATGGTCAAAACCCTTGATTTATCATTGAAGGGTAGAGGAGAGTATGAAAGGTTATAGTCATTGGTCAAATCACAAAGGACAAATGACTAATGACCAATGACCAATGACTAAACTGTAAAGAAGTCTTCTTCTGCCCAAGGTGGCGCTGCATCTTTTGCAACCATTGTGAGTAAGGCGTAGTCTTTTTTGTTTACCCCTGGCGGTAATTCTTTGGGAACTCCCATCACTGTTTGGGTTTTAAATACAGTTCCAGGTTTAAGGTCAAAGAAGGGAAATTCTGGTTCTGTACAACCTAAACAAGGCATTCCGGCGCGAGTTTTGGAAGAGACGCGATTCCATAAGATGCGGTTGCAGGAGGAATGAGTCATGGGACCGCGACAACCCAAGTCATAAAATAGGCAGCCTTTACGCTGACCAAATTCGGCGGTTGAGGCTTTGTAGGCAAAGTGGACGTTGCGGGTACAACCAGTTTGGGTATAAGTGTTGAAGAAGGTTTGGGGACGATTTAGTTCATCGAAAGCAATGTCTGCTATGCGTCCAGTAGCGATCGCAACTAATATCTGCGTAATCCAGTCGGGATGGGCGGGACATCCAGGTATATTAATTACAGGTAATCCGGCTTGCGACACAAAGTCTTTCCCTA
It includes:
- a CDS encoding hydrogenase small subunit, encoding MTNVLWLQGGACSGNTMSFLNAEEPTVCDLIADFGINLLWHPSLGLELGNNLQTLLRDCISGTIPLDILVFEGSVVNAPNGTGEWNRFADRAMKDWLADLAKVAKFIVAVGDCATWGGIPAMSPNPSESEGLQFLKRQEGGFLGKDFVSQAGLPVINIPGCPAHPDWITQILVAIATGRIADIAFDELNRPQTFFNTYTQTGCTRNVHFAYKASTAEFGQRKGCLFYDLGCRGPMTHSSCNRILWNRVSSKTRAGMPCLGCTEPEFPFFDLKPGTVFKTQTVMGVPKELPPGVNKKDYALLTMVAKDAAPPWAEEDFFTV